Proteins encoded together in one Thermococcus barophilus MP window:
- a CDS encoding ORC1-type DNA replication protein, whose translation MEKRRENEQTYLDSIFEKYLNAKKIFKNKEVLRHSYTPKELPHRREQIEALAHILVPVLRGETPSNVFVYGKTGTGKTVTVKFVTEELKRISRKYNVPVDVIYLNCEIVDTQYRVLANIVNHFKHESGFEVPLVGWPTDEVYAKLKQIIDAKERFVIIVLDEIDKLIKKSGDDVLYSLTRINSELKNAKVSIVGISNDLKFKDYLDPRVLSSLSEEEVVFPPYDANQLRDILMQRAQEAFYPDVLDEAVVPLCAALAAREHGDARRALDLLRVSGEIAEREGASKVTEKHVWKAQEKIEQDTMEEVIKTLPLHSKILLYAIVLLDENGELPANTGDVYAVYKELCDYMDIEPLTQRRVSDLINELDMLGIINAKVVSKGRYGRTKEIRLNVTPYKVKNIYRFDYSLQPLLTVSIARQRRLF comes from the coding sequence ATGGAAAAAAGAAGGGAAAATGAACAGACATATCTTGATTCGATTTTTGAAAAATATTTGAATGCAAAAAAGATTTTCAAAAATAAAGAAGTCCTTAGACATAGCTATACTCCAAAAGAATTGCCGCACAGGAGGGAACAGATAGAGGCATTGGCACATATACTGGTTCCAGTGTTGAGAGGAGAAACACCCTCCAATGTTTTTGTCTATGGAAAAACGGGCACTGGTAAAACAGTTACCGTAAAATTTGTAACTGAAGAACTAAAGAGAATATCTCGCAAGTATAATGTTCCTGTTGATGTTATATATCTCAACTGTGAGATTGTCGATACTCAGTATCGAGTTCTCGCAAACATAGTTAATCATTTCAAGCATGAAAGTGGTTTTGAGGTTCCATTGGTTGGATGGCCAACAGATGAGGTGTACGCAAAGCTAAAGCAAATTATCGATGCAAAGGAGAGATTTGTTATAATAGTTCTTGATGAGATTGATAAGCTCATCAAAAAAAGTGGAGATGACGTTCTATATTCGCTGACCAGAATAAACAGTGAGTTAAAAAATGCAAAAGTCAGCATTGTTGGTATTTCAAATGATCTGAAATTTAAGGACTACCTTGATCCAAGGGTTCTTTCGAGTCTAAGCGAAGAGGAGGTTGTTTTTCCCCCATATGATGCAAACCAGCTTAGGGATATATTGATGCAGAGAGCCCAAGAGGCATTTTATCCAGATGTCCTTGATGAAGCCGTTGTTCCTCTCTGTGCAGCTTTAGCAGCAAGAGAACACGGAGATGCAAGGAGAGCTTTGGATTTGCTTAGAGTGAGTGGCGAAATTGCTGAGAGGGAAGGGGCTTCAAAAGTTACTGAAAAGCATGTATGGAAGGCTCAGGAGAAGATTGAGCAGGATACCATGGAGGAAGTTATTAAGACTCTCCCACTACACTCAAAAATTCTCCTTTATGCCATAGTTCTTCTTGATGAAAATGGTGAATTACCAGCAAACACCGGTGATGTCTATGCTGTGTATAAAGAGCTCTGTGATTACATGGATATTGAGCCATTAACCCAGAGAAGGGTCAGTGATCTAATAAATGAGCTCGACATGTTGGGCATCATCAATGCTAAAGTGGTTAGCAAGGGGAGATATGGGCGGACAAAAGAAATAAGACTAAACGTCACTCCATATAAAGTTAAGAACATCTATCGCTTTGATTATTCCCTTCAGCCTCTCCTCACTGTAAGCATTGCTCGGCAGAGGAGGTTGTTTTGA